The genomic DNA CTGTGGAGGACGCTTGGAGGATCATCGAGGTGATAACGAGGTACAACGGCTACAAGGTCTCCTCCTACGTCAACATGGTTAGGGGACCTCAGAGGGACGGTGTGGGACCTGAGGAGCTCCACGTGATCTTCCTGGACAATGGGAGGGTTGAGAGTTCCGGGGATCCGCTCCTGAGGGAGGCCCTCCTCTGCCTCAGGTGCGGCGCCTGCCAGTACCTCTGCCCCGTCTTCTGGATAGTGGGGGGCTACTGGGGAGGACTCAAGTCCGTTTACTCGGGGGGAATAGGGGTCATATGGGAGTACATCACGGGGAGCAAGGAGGAGGCCTTGAAGCACTCCTTCGCCTGCCTCCTCTGCGGCAGGTGCAAGGAGGCCTGTCCGATGGGAATAGATCAACCTAGGATACTCAGGGGCCTCAGGAGCAGGATCATGAGCGGACCAGGAGGATCTATGCCGACCAGGAGCGAAGGAGTTAGGCCTTAATCCCTCATAGAGCCTCCAGCAGGTGCCCGATATCGATGCCAAGATACCTTGTCTCATTACCCGCCAAAAGGGATTTTGATAGCTCCTTAGAACCTTCTATTCCGAGAATCTCCCTCCAGAAGGGCCATAGCTGACGGCAGGGGATCTTCCCCAGGGAGGGAAGTGCGAGCGCCTCCTTCAGGGGACTCCTCACAGCTGCCTCCCTCCTACCATCGTCTAAGAGAACCACGTGCACTTCCCTAGGTCCATGGGCACCGTAGACTATCTTCTTCTCGATATCCCCTGTCTTGCTCGGACCACCAACCACTCCAGCGTAGCTCAGGCTCCTATCAAGCTTCATCGCCAGCTCCACAATCCTGAATCCCTCCTCGTAGCTGCGCGCCAGCTGATCCAAGCCCACCAGGGCCACGTGCCTCGGTGGGACCATCGAGATGAGCCTCTCCAGGCCGCTCCTGGGGAGTAGGAAGAGAGCCCCTGGGTCTACAGAGAGGGATGCCGCATCCGTGATCCCGAAATCTGCCCTCTCTATTTTCCCCCTGTAGGTGCTGAGATCCTCAAATCTCCCAAGACCCTTGGCCAAAATTGGGAATTCCGCGTCGTGAACCTCGTTTCCAATGCGAGACAGATGCTCCCCTATGCCGCACTCCTCCAGCGTCAGGGCGAAGGATTTGAAAACGATCTTCCCGCTGCCCACGATCTCCCCAACTATCTTCCTGGCCTCATCACGGGTCTCAGCGATGTAGCACCTCATCCTATTCTCCTCCAGCTCCCTGCAGACGGAGGCTAGCAGGGAGTCCAGGTTCGACATGACCCTCTCCCTGAGCTCGGTAGTGAGTCTCACCAGACCCGAGAGATCATCCGGCGCATCCCCGCAAAAGGTGTAGGAGCTGAGCAGGAGATCAGCCAGTCTCCCAGTCAGCCTCCCCGAGAGGATCCAGTCAACCAGCTCCAAGCTGGACCTAGGCCCGGGGCTTTCGGTCAGCGTTCCGGCCAGTGAGAGGAGCAGGCCCATATTCGCTCCCGGGCTTCGGTCGAGGGAAGATAAAAAGTTCACGTGCGCGGGGCGCTGGGATTGATGCTGGCCGGTGGATCACCCCCATCGATGGAGACCTCAACCTCCCTGAGCTCGCCCTCAACAAGTTCGAAGGCCCTGAGATCACCACGCGAGACTATCAGGTACACGAGGCCCGGCACGGCCCTCTCGACGTCGATGGGAGAGGGAATAGGCTCCCCCAGGGGGTGGCTGTGATACACCCCCACGAGCTCCATGCCCGAGGACTCCGCCTCCTTCAGGGCCCTGTAGATATCATATGGACTCACCTCGTACAGGAACTCGGACTCGCTCACGTTCTCTGCCCTATAATTGACCTTGATCACGACATCGGATCCCTCTGAGGATCCAAGGAGTAGGCCACAGGCCTCTCTAGGCGCCTCCTCCCTCGCGTGCTCAACTATATCCCTCAGGACCTCCTTGGGGATCACGACCCTGCGCCCGGGATGCATGGTAACGCGAGCGCTTCGGATCACCAAAGTTTTAATAATGTCCCTTAGGGCGGCGGATCGGTGATCCATTGCAAGCGGTGCTGAGCTTCATAGTGACCCTCCTCCTGAGCAGCATCATCATATGGCTGTCCCAGAAGTTGCTCTTACCGAGGGACAAGGAGAAGGGTTTCCTCTCCGTGTTAGCCTTAGCGTTCATCTGGTCGATCATAGAATCGATCCTCTACCTCATCTTCTCTTTCACACCCCTAGGCCCCCTGGAGAAGCTAATAACGCTGCTGCTTTGGATCTGGGTTCTGAAGTCCTGGTTCGGAGTTGGCTGGCTCAGGGCCGCGATAATATCGCTGATCGCCTGGTTCATAACGATCCTGGTGAAGCTCTTCCTCGGGCTGCTCGCACTCTCAGCCCTAACCCCAAGGGAGGGTCTAATGCGCTCTCTCAAGCCATTCCTTCCTTAGCAAGCGAGCTGGCAGTGCATCTCTCAAGCCCGAAATTATGAGCAGCCGAGGAACCCCATAAAACCGCTGATGGCTTCGATGAATGACCTCGGATCAGATGGATCCTATCAAGCTGTCCAGCGCATCAAAGGCCCTTCCCACCTCATCGTGTCGCAGGATCAGACCCTCGAAGATTATGCGGAGGAACCTGTCCAAGGGGGTCTCGTCGAACGCGCACTCCACGTACCTCACCCCCTCCCTGTCCTCGCTCACCTCACGCAGCTCGTAGGGACCATCATGCAGCTTCAGTAACCCGGGGACGGCTATAGTCGGAATCGCTGAGGCCAAGGCGAATGTTCCGGCCTTGTTTATCAGGTGAGTTCTCGTGACCCTGTCCGCTCCGACGAGCCCCAGCGCCCCCCTCTTCGCCGCCATCCAAGGAAGCAGGGAGTCCCTCACGAGGATCACGGAGAAGCCCTCCCCTCTCAGGATCCTAGCTGTCTCCGCTCCCTCCCCACCGGGGAGGGACTCAGCGACTATGACCTCGCCCGCCCCGCAATCCCTTATGCAGCTGATCACGGCCGAGCTCCTGCTGAGCGTTGCCACGCTCTCAACCCCAAGCTCCCTCAGGTAGCCAGCGCAGGTCTTGGCCAGCAGCTCCTTGGAGCCATCGAAGAACTCCTTGAGCCTCCTCAATGATCCCCTGCAGGCGGCTCTGGCCAGGTACTGGATCGCCGACATCTCAGGATGAGCATCGGCTAGAAGCCTGGCCTCCCCGCAGGGATCCCGAGAATCGAGCAATATGTTCAGGGCCTCCTCGAATATCTCCAGGGATCCCCTGGACCTATCCCTCACGAGCCGCTCAATACTCGTAGGCGGGACCCTCCTCAAAGGCGTACTTCACGGTCCTGAACCTTCTCCTGAGCTCGCTCACCATCTCCGCGACCTTCCTGGGATCCTCCCTTTCCAGCAGCACCTTCCTGTAGAGTCTCGCTATTTCCCTCATCTCATCCTCACGCATCCCAAGCCTGGTGATCTCAGCCACCCCAAGCCTCAGACCTCCGGGATCCCTGAAGCTCCTTCCCCTCTTTATATCCCAGGGCAGGAGGTTCCTGTTCACTATTATGTTGGCCTCCTCCAGCAGCTTCTCGCACCTGTAGCCGCCCCCCAAAGCGTCGACATCCAAGAGCACCTGATGTGTCTCTGTGAAGCCCAGGTGCTCTGCCACCACCGCGAAGCCCTCGTCGTGCAGGGCCTGAGCCAGGAACTTGGCGTTCCTCACCACCTGCCTCGCGTAATCCTCACCGAAGGCCAGCATCTCCGCGGCGGCCAGCGCCAGGGCCGCCACGGCATGAAGGTGGTGATTGCTCAGCAACCCTGGGAAGTTCGCCAGCTTTATTCTCTCGAATAGCTCCTCATCGTTCGTCACCACCGCACCATGCTGAGGTCCGAAGAACGTCTTATGCGTGCTCATCGTCATGACATCGGCCCCCTCCTCGATCGGCCGCTGGAACTGCTTGCCGGCTATCAGACCAGCCACGTGAGCCGCATCGTAGTGTACCAGGGCCCCAACGGATCTGCAGGCATCAAGCAGTTCCCTGACAGGGTGGGGGAAGAGTATCACGCTCCCTCCCAGTATAACAAGCTTCGGCTTGTTCTCCTCTATTCTCCTAAGGCTCTTATCGACATCTATGTTCATGTTCTGGTCATCGAATGCCAGGTACCTGACGTCCAGTCCCCTCACCGCCCCTGCCGTGCCCCCTATGAACTGACCCTCGCTCCCCCTCAGGGGGCCCATGCTTATGTGCCCCCCCTTAGTGATGGGAAGGGCCATGACTACGTCCCCAGGCTGGGTGAAAGCCGTGTAAACCGAGAGATTTGCGACAACACCGCTTATAGGTCTGACATCCGCGAACCTCACGTTGAATATCCTCTTAACGAGCTCCATGGCGATGGACTCAACCTCATCTATGTACTTAGTGCCCGCGTACACCCTCTCCCCAACCCAACCCTCCGCGTACCTATGGCCGAAATCCGATGTCATCGCCCTCCTGACAGCCGGACTGGTCACGTTCTCACTCGCTATCATGGGAAGTGATGAATCGAACCACTCATGATGCTCCAATATTGAGGATTGAACCTTCCTGTAGGCCTCGAGCGGATCCAGCTTACCACCCCAAGCTGTGCTGAGGTGATAAGTTATTAATCAGTCGGTGAGGGATGCCCGATGCTCCAGGGGTACGAGCTCAAGTGCATCGACTGCGGATCCTCGTACGAGGCGGATGCCTGGCTCATGAGGTGCCCTAAGTGCGACGGTTTGTTGGAGGCGAGACTCAAGAGCGTTCCTGATGTATCCTGGGAGCTTTTCAGGTCCAGGAGGATGGGCGTCTGGAGGTACAGGGAGCTCCTGCCGAAGGTGAGATCGCAAGTGACGATGGGTGAGGGAGGGACCCCTCTGGTGGATCTGGAAGGCAGGCTGCTCGTCAAGTTCGAGGGACTGAACCCGACGGGATCCTTCAAGGACAGGGGCATGTCCGTCGCCATCAGCTTGGCCAGGGAGATCGGGGTGAGAAGTGTTGTGTGCGCCTCCACAGGAAACACTGCCGCTTCAATGTCGGCATACGCCGCCAGAGCTGGTTTGAAGAGCTTCGTGGTGCTTCCCAAGGGGAAGGTCGCTAAGGGGAAGCTGGCTCAGGCGGCCCTTCACGGGGCCGTCGTGCTGGAGATAGAGGGATCCTTCGATGACGCACTGAGGGCGGTCATGGGGGCATCGGGAAGGAGCCTGGGCCTCTATCCACTCAACTCATTCAACCCCTGGAGGCTGGAGGGTCAGAAGACGCTGGCCTATGAGATTGCTGATGAGATAGGGATCCCGGACTGGGTCGTGCTGCCCGTGGGCAACGCCGGCAACATATCCGCGATTTGGAAGGGGTTCAAGGAACTGAGGGACATCGGGCTGGTTGATGAGCTCCCCAGGCTCATCGGTGTGCAGGCTGAGGGGGCCTCCCCCATAGTCAGAGCTTACAGGGAGGGGAGGGATGAGCCCCTTTTCACAGATAATCCCGAGACGATTGCCACGGCCATAAGGATAGGGAGACCGGTCAACTGGCCGAAGGCCATGAGGGCCCTCAGGGAGAGCGACGGTCTGGCCGTCGAGGTGAGCGATCAGGAGATCTTAGAGGCCCAAAGAAGACTTGGAAGAATGGGAATTGGAGTGGAGCCAGCATCAGCCTCCCCATACGCTGCCTACCTCAAACTCCTGGGTGAGGAGATAGATCCCGGAGATACGGTCGTTCTGGTGGCGACGGGTCATGCCCTGAAGGATCCGGACATACTGCCGTTCCCGGACGCAGTGAGGGTGAGGGACAGCGAAGAGGCCATCAACTTCCTGAGGGGGGCGATGACGTGAGGGTGAGGGCCTACTGCTCGAGCGCGAACCTGGGACCCGGTTACGACCTGATGGGAATAGCTCTGGATGCCTTCCACGATGTGGTCGATGTCGAGCTTGTCAGCGGGAGGGGTTATGCCAGGGTGGTCGAGGTCAGGGGTCCCTACGCGTCCTCCATACCCCTCGGTGAGATGAACTCCGCCGCAGAGGCTGCCAGAGCGGCCCTGCGAATCGCAGAGCAAAGGATGGATGCCATAATAAGGATATGGAAGGGCGTGCCCCCTCGAAGGGGTCTCGGGAGCAGCGGCGCCTCCGCGGCGGCCACGGTCAAGGCCATAGATGAGGCGCTCGGGGGCATCCTCAGCGAGGATGATCTAGTGAGGGCCGCAAGCGAGGGTGAGAGGGCCGCCTCGGGATCGCCTCACGCCGATAACGTGGCCCCGTCACTCATCGGGGGATTGGTCGTTTTAGGCGATGAGATAATCAGGTTCAGGCCCGACTTCAGGTTTCTCCTCCTCATCCCGTGGGTCGAGGTGCCCGAGAGTAAGACAGGGTACATGAGGAGCGTCATCCCGAGGGATGTCCCATTTGAGAAGTTCATGAAGCACTGCTCCCACCTCTCGCTCCTGCTCCTGGGCCTCGCCCTGGGGGACGCTAGGATGTTCGGCGAGGGGATGAGCTACTCCTTCGTTGATGAGGTTAGGGCTAGCCTCATCCCGGGGCTCGATGAGCTCAAAAGGGAGGCCCTGAACTTGGGGGCTCTCGGTGCCTCCATAAGCGGGGCGGGACCGGCCATACTCATACTCTGTGAGGAATGCGATGCGATCTCGGAGGGGATGAGGAATAAGTGCAGGGAGCTCGGGATCCCCGCGACCGTGGTGGAGACCTCCCCCGCGGAGGGGGCCTCGGCTGTATGACGATCCTCAGACTTTTTAAGCTGCTGATGTGGAAGTACTTGCTATGATCGTTAGGGTCAGAGGAGGCCTCTTCATCCCGGACCTGCAACCGCCAAAGGAGGCTCACTTGGAGCTAACCAGCGAGTGCAACCTGAGCTGCTCCTTCTGCTACAGGAGGAGCTGGAGTCCCGAGTCCGGATTCATGAGCCCGGATCTCTTCAGGAGGATCATGAATGATCTCAGGGAATTGGGTGTGAGGAGCATATGGCTGGATGGATTCGGGGAGCCTACACTGCACCCCAACTTTGAACAGTTCGTCAGGATGGCTGCAGAGAGCTTCGAGGTCAATCTGGTCACCAACGGAACACTGATGCGTGAGAAGGTCAGAGGTGTGGCTAGGATGCTGTCCAACATATTCGTGAGCGTGGAGTCCGTTATTTCTGAGACGTATCAAGTGATGAGGGGCTTCCAACTGGGAGGCTTGGAGGAGAGAATAAGGGAGCTCTCTCAGGAGGGTGCCAGGATCTGGTTGTCCACTGTCCTGATGAGGAGCACCTATCAAGGGCTCCCCTCCCTCGTCAAGTGGGCCTCAGAGCTCGGCGTCAGGGGCATACTCCTCTCCAACATAATACCGACGAGCAGGGAGATGGAGGAGGAGAGGCTCTACGGGAGGGCCGAGGTGGATCACGTGTCGGATGTCATCAGAGAAGCATGGATCGTGGCCACCGGAAGCAATATGAAGCTTGTGACTCCCTCATTCCACTACAGAGGTGAGAGGTGGTGTCCCTTCATAGAGAGGGATTCATTCGCCGTCACCTACGATGGGGAGGTCGTTCCATGCCTCTTCACCCTCCACAGCTACAGGGCCTGGGTGGACGGTAAGGAGGTTAGCGTCAGCCAGATAAGCTTCGGTAACCTAAGGGAGAGGTCTCTCAAGGACATCTGGTTCTCAGAGAGCTACGTTACTTTCAGATCAATGGTGAGGCTCTCCCAGTATCCATCATGCAATGACTGCCCGGCCTGGGACGGGTGCCAGATATCGGAGAGCAACCTCTACGATTGTTGGGGCAACTCACCCTCCTGCTCATTCTGCCCCTACTACAGGGGAGTCACGCAATGCCCCAGCGACTCAATAGTTGGGGGCCTGTTCAGGTGAGCATTCCTGCTTATAAGCTTCGGGAATTTTGGGATTTTAGTATCTCTTCATCACTTCCGATCCCCGATACTTCAAGCTGTGAGCTGACTCCGTTGATCCCGGCACCCGATCAACCCACGCGCGGGAGACGCAAAGGTTAAAACTTGAGGTGGTCACACCACGGGGGCCGGTGGTCTAGAGGCTATGACGCCGCCCTCACACGGCGGAGGTCGTGGGTTCGAGTCCCACCCGGCCCACCAACACGGGTCGTTCCGGAACTCAGGCGCTTAATGATCGAACGCCGGATCACCAGCTCTTCAGTGTGACCGCGACCACTTCCCCATCCCTGAGCCCCATCTTCTCCCTCAGATTCTCCTCATGAACCAACTCGAGGACATCATATCCATAGTGTCTCCTCCTGGGGAACACGGAGAATGCATTTATTTCGCCGTTGATGGTGACTGGATAAACCTCCACCTCTCCGAAGGTCCTTCCCTCCTCATAGAAACCCGGGATCACCTTGGGCACGACCTTCCTCCTCCACTCGACCACCTTCCAGGCGTCCTCGTGACCCAGCCTGAGGTTGAGGGTTCCCGGGAAGGGCCTGCATCCCACCACTTCCATGAAGCCGCGCAGGTAACCCTTCCTGGACATGTAATACGCTCCCTCCCCCATCCCGGAGAAGACCTCACCCATGACCACCTTCTCCCCCCACTCTATGCCCTCTATGGACTCCCTTATCGATCTAAGCAGCTCCAGGGACTTCTCAGATAGCATCACGTACTGACTCTTCTTGGAAGTGGCCGATCTAACGAAGCCCAGCTCCTCGGCCCTCGAGACCCACCTGGACAGGGTGGCCCTCGATGCGTTCATTA from Candidatus Korarchaeota archaeon NZ13-K includes the following:
- a CDS encoding lactate utilization protein, which gives rise to MGLLLSLAGTLTESPGPRSSLELVDWILSGRLTGRLADLLLSSYTFCGDAPDDLSGLVRLTTELRERVMSNLDSLLASVCRELEENRMRCYIAETRDEARKIVGEIVGSGKIVFKSFALTLEECGIGEHLSRIGNEVHDAEFPILAKGLGRFEDLSTYRGKIERADFGITDAASLSVDPGALFLLPRSGLERLISMVPPRHVALVGLDQLARSYEEGFRIVELAMKLDRSLSYAGVVGGPSKTGDIEKKIVYGAHGPREVHVVLLDDGRREAAVRSPLKEALALPSLGKIPCRQLWPFWREILGIEGSKELSKSLLAGNETRYLGIDIGHLLEAL
- a CDS encoding aminotransferase class I/II-fold pyridoxal phosphate-dependent enzyme; translated protein: MDPLEAYRKVQSSILEHHEWFDSSLPMIASENVTSPAVRRAMTSDFGHRYAEGWVGERVYAGTKYIDEVESIAMELVKRIFNVRFADVRPISGVVANLSVYTAFTQPGDVVMALPITKGGHISMGPLRGSEGQFIGGTAGAVRGLDVRYLAFDDQNMNIDVDKSLRRIEENKPKLVILGGSVILFPHPVRELLDACRSVGALVHYDAAHVAGLIAGKQFQRPIEEGADVMTMSTHKTFFGPQHGAVVTNDEELFERIKLANFPGLLSNHHLHAVAALALAAAEMLAFGEDYARQVVRNAKFLAQALHDEGFAVVAEHLGFTETHQVLLDVDALGGGYRCEKLLEEANIIVNRNLLPWDIKRGRSFRDPGGLRLGVAEITRLGMREDEMREIARLYRKVLLEREDPRKVAEMVSELRRRFRTVKYAFEEGPAYEY
- a CDS encoding threonine synthase, with the translated sequence MLQGYELKCIDCGSSYEADAWLMRCPKCDGLLEARLKSVPDVSWELFRSRRMGVWRYRELLPKVRSQVTMGEGGTPLVDLEGRLLVKFEGLNPTGSFKDRGMSVAISLAREIGVRSVVCASTGNTAASMSAYAARAGLKSFVVLPKGKVAKGKLAQAALHGAVVLEIEGSFDDALRAVMGASGRSLGLYPLNSFNPWRLEGQKTLAYEIADEIGIPDWVVLPVGNAGNISAIWKGFKELRDIGLVDELPRLIGVQAEGASPIVRAYREGRDEPLFTDNPETIATAIRIGRPVNWPKAMRALRESDGLAVEVSDQEILEAQRRLGRMGIGVEPASASPYAAYLKLLGEEIDPGDTVVLVATGHALKDPDILPFPDAVRVRDSEEAINFLRGAMT
- a CDS encoding homoserine kinase, with protein sequence MRVRAYCSSANLGPGYDLMGIALDAFHDVVDVELVSGRGYARVVEVRGPYASSIPLGEMNSAAEAARAALRIAEQRMDAIIRIWKGVPPRRGLGSSGASAAATVKAIDEALGGILSEDDLVRAASEGERAASGSPHADNVAPSLIGGLVVLGDEIIRFRPDFRFLLLIPWVEVPESKTGYMRSVIPRDVPFEKFMKHCSHLSLLLLGLALGDARMFGEGMSYSFVDEVRASLIPGLDELKREALNLGALGASISGAGPAILILCEECDAISEGMRNKCRELGIPATVVETSPAEGASAV
- a CDS encoding radical SAM protein yields the protein MIVRVRGGLFIPDLQPPKEAHLELTSECNLSCSFCYRRSWSPESGFMSPDLFRRIMNDLRELGVRSIWLDGFGEPTLHPNFEQFVRMAAESFEVNLVTNGTLMREKVRGVARMLSNIFVSVESVISETYQVMRGFQLGGLEERIRELSQEGARIWLSTVLMRSTYQGLPSLVKWASELGVRGILLSNIIPTSREMEEERLYGRAEVDHVSDVIREAWIVATGSNMKLVTPSFHYRGERWCPFIERDSFAVTYDGEVVPCLFTLHSYRAWVDGKEVSVSQISFGNLRERSLKDIWFSESYVTFRSMVRLSQYPSCNDCPAWDGCQISESNLYDCWGNSPSCSFCPYYRGVTQCPSDSIVGGLFR
- a CDS encoding DUF120 domain-containing protein is translated as MKADPSVTHLIISLALLGGAKKPVRAKDLSRLMNASRATLSRWVSRAEELGFVRSATSKKSQYVMLSEKSLELLRSIRESIEGIEWGEKVVMGEVFSGMGEGAYYMSRKGYLRGFMEVVGCRPFPGTLNLRLGHEDAWKVVEWRRKVVPKVIPGFYEEGRTFGEVEVYPVTINGEINAFSVFPRRRHYGYDVLELVHEENLREKMGLRDGEVVAVTLKSW